The DNA segment GTCTGGTTCGAGGACCAGCAGAGCCTGGGCTACAAGCTGCGGATCGCGGACCGCTACGGTCTAGGCGGCGTGGCCCTCTGGCGCCTGGGGCAGGAGGATGCGGGAAGCTGGAGCCTCCTGACCGGGGGATGAGGCCGGGGGATCCGGGCCGGCCGCTCACGCCCGGGGCTCGACAGGTGCAGCCTCCTTCGGCTCCTTCAAGCTCCCCTGCTCGATGAGCTGTCCCACGGGGACCACTGCCAGGCCCTTCTCGCGGATGGCCGCCAGGATCTCAGGAAGCGCGGCCAGCGTCGGCTCGGTGGGGTGCATGAGCACGATGGCTCCCGCCGCCAGCCGGGGTACCACCCGCTGCACGATGCGGGCCGGCGCTGGCCGTTGCCAGTCGATGGTGTCGATGGTCCACATGACCGTCCAGTATCCCAGGTCCGAGGCGACCCGGGCCACCCGGTCGTCCACCTCGCCGTAGGGTGGGGCGAAGAGGCGGGGCTGCTCCCCCGCAAGGGAGGCGATCAGCTCCTCGTTCTGCCGGATCAGGCGGGCCAGGTCGCCGTCGGCCAAGGCCCGGGGGTGGTCGTGGGTGAACCCGTGGTTGCCCACCTCGTGCCCGTCGGCCGCCATCCGGCGCACCAGCCCGGGGGAGTGCGAGGCCCACCGGCCCGTGGGGAAGAAGGTGACCCGAACCCCTTCCCGCTTGAAGAGGTCGAGCATCTGCGGGAGCACCTCGTCGCCCCAGTCCACGTTCACCGCCAGCGCGACCCACGGCTCCCGGGTGGGCACCCGGTAGACGGCCCGGTCCGGGCGGAGCGGCTCCAGCGGTGCGAGCACCCCCAGGCTCCCCCACCCCGGCTCCAGCGTGGCTCCGTACCACGCCGCGACCACCACCAGGGCCGCTGCGACCAGGAGCGACCCGTCCACGAGACGATCGAGACGAACGGCCCAGAAGCGGACCCGGCGCCGCCTCATCGGGATCCTCCTTCCCCCGGAGGCTTGGAGGTGCGAGGAGCACCCGGTGCCGGCTCGGGCCGCGGCGGGGGTTCGGGCAGGGCCCTCTGCACCCCCGAGTGCCCTTCGATGGTGTAGTTCCGGCGGTAGATCAGCTCCGAGACGGGCACGATCCGGTATCCCCGCTTCTGGATCTCGGGGATCAGCCGTTCGATCGCCTCGGGGGTGTGGCGGCCCGCGTTGTGGAAGAGGATGATGTCTCCCGGCCCCAGCCGACTCAGCGCCCGCTGGATCATGGCGTCGGCTGAAAGGTCCTTCCAATCCAGGGAGTCGATGGACCACTGGACGGGGTAGAGCCCCATCTCCTGCGAGACCCGGACCAGCTGGTCGTCGTACTCGCCGAAGGGCGGCCGGAAGAGCACGGGCTTCTGCCCCGTCAGCCGCTCGATCATCGCTCCGTTGCGCTCCAGGTCCTCGCGGACCTCGTACTCGCTCATGGAGGCCATGTGGCCGTGCGCGTAGCTGTGGTTGCCGATCTCGTGGCCCGCCTCGGCGATCTTCCGGACGTACTCGGGGTACTCTTCGACCCAGTTGCCTGCCAGGAAGAAGGTGGTCCTCACCCCGTAGCGGCTCAGGATCTCCAGGAGGCGGTCGGTGTTCTCGGTCCCCCAGGTGGCGTCGAAGGAGAGAGCCACCCAGGGCTCCTTGCGGTCCACCTTGTAGATGGGCACCAGCCGTGCGAAGAGGAGCCGGCTGGTGGCGGTCCAGACCGGCTCCGCCCCGAAGTGGACGAGGCTGGATCCTGCCAGCACCAGCCCCAGGAGCGCGAGGAGGGCCCACCTCCGCCGCAGCACGACGACCATGCTCGCTCCCCCCGTCCGGCTCTCGGGTGGAGCCTATTCGGGGGAAAGCGGCGCTAGAAGGTCCTGGGGAGCGGGGACGGGCCCGGGGAGGCGGTCCTACCGGGTGAAGACGTGGTTGCCGATCTTCCGCACGACGGGGCGTCCGGCCCAGAAAGATGGGTTCCGGGTGAGGCGGGGGTTGTAGAAGAAGAGCGCCCCCATGCTGGGATCGCTGCCGCCCAGGGCCAGGTCGACGGCCTGGTAGATGTTCGGCGGGATCTGCGCCGAGGCGCTGTACCGGTGGGTGTCCAGGGGTTGGAACTGGCCTGGCTGGAAGACCACGCCTCGGATGCTGTCGGGGAAGTCGGGGTGGCGGACCCGGTTGAGGACCACCGCGGCCACGGCCACCTGCCCCTCGAAGGGCTCGCCCCGGGCCTCCCAGTAGACCAGCCAGGCCAGCAGGTGGCGATCGGCCGCGGTCGCGTGGACGGGCGCCGTGGGGCGCGCCCGCTCCAGGCCTGGGCCACGCGCCTGGCCGTCGCCGCCGCCTGCGACGGTCTGGATGAGGATGAGGGCCAGCAAGGCCCACCAGAGGTGCTCAGGTTTCATCGCGCCCACGCTCCACGTCCAGGCTCAGCATCAGCCGGCCACCTCACGAGGGCCTTCAGCCAGCCAGCGCCGCACCGCCTCGGAGATCGCCTGCCGGCCGCCCCGCACGAGGCTCGCCGGGGGCAGCGACGCGAGGACCGTCTGGCCGTACCGGCGCCGGGTGACGCGCCCGTCCAGCACCACCACCGCCCCCCGGTCGGTTCGGTGGCGGATGAGGCGGCCAAAGCCCTGCTTCAGCCGGAGGACCATCTCGGGAAGCTGGTAGGCCGCGAAGGCGTCCCGTCCCAGGCGCCGGAGCCGCTCGATGCGCGCCGCCACCACCGGCTCGGTGGGTACCGCGAAGGGAAGACGGGCGATCACCACCAGCTCCAGGGCCTGCCCCGGCAGGTCCACGCCTTCCCAGAAGCTCGCGGTGGCCAGGCAGACGGCACCCGGTTCGGAGCGCAACCGGTCCAGGAGCTGGCTGCGGGGCAGGTCGCCCTGGCGCATGAGGCCGCGGTCGGCCGGCAGCCGCCCCTCCAGCGCCCGCCCGGCCTCCTCGAGCATCTGGTAGGAGGTGAAGAGCACCAGGGTGCCCCCCGACACCGCCGGCACCAGGAGCTCCAGTGTCTCCGCCACGGCGTCGGCGAAACCTGGCACGCCCGGCTCGGGCAGGTCCTCGGCCACGGCCAGGAGCGCCTGGGCGGCGTAATCGAAGGGCGACTCGATCACCTCCTCAAGCAGGCGCCCATCCTGGCGGCACTCCTCCAGCCCCAGGCGCTCCACCAGGTAGTCGAAGCGCCCGTCCACGGTGAGGGTGGCCGAGGTGGCCACCACCCCCGCAAGCTGGTCGAAGAGGGCCCTTTGCAGGAGCGGGCCCACCTCCACGGGAGCGGAGCGGAGCTTCACCCCGGCCCGGCCGCCCTCCAGCCAGTGCACCTCGTCGGGACCCTCCGCCTGAAGGATCGCCTCCAGGTCCTCCGCCTGCCGGCGGAGGGCCAGGTCCACCCCTTCCAGCTCGGCCAGCACCGCCCGGCCTCGCTCCTCCCGGGCCGGGGCGAATCCCTTCAGGTCCGCCCGGAACCGGTCCAGGAGGCCGGCCAGGGCAGTCCAGTCCCCCGCCGCCTCCCGGGCCAGCCGCTCGAGCCGCTCGGGAAGCTCTCCCGGGCGGATCACCCGCAGGCCGTCGGCCCGGGCAGCCCAGGCGGCCAGGCCGTCGAAGAGGGCCTCGGCCTGCTCGCCCGCCCGGCGGGTAGCGGGCAGGATCTGCCAGTCCAGCAGCTCCAGGAGCTCCTTGGCCTCACGGTCTGCCGCCTCGCCGGCCAGCAGCCGTGCGGTGGCCAGGAGGCCGCCCCGGTTGCCCCGGCTCCGGTGCAGCCGGTGCAGGAGGCGCTCCACCCCGCGCCGGGTGAGCTGGCGCCCCAGGTGGGCGCTGGCCGTCTCCTCCAGGTGGTGGGCCTCGTCCAGGATCACACAGCCGTAGACGGGCAGCACCGCCCGATCGGACTCCCACCCCACCGCCTGCCTCACCACCGCATCGGCCAGGAGCAGGTGGTGGTTGACCACCAGGAGCTGCGCGCCTTCCATCTTCCGCCGGGCCTGGAAGAAGTGGCATCGCTGGAAGAGGGGGCAGTCGGCCCGCAGGCAGGCGTCGGGGTCGGCCGAGACCTCCTCCCAGAGCTCCGCGGTGGGCTCGAAGGGGAGCTCCGAACGGCTCCCCTCATCGACCTCATCGGCCCACGCGGCCAGGGCCTGAAGCTCGTCCTCGGTCTCCTCGTCCTGCTCCTCGGGGCGGCTGCGGATCCGCTCGAGCCTGAGCAGGCAAAGGTAGTTGGCCCACCCCTTCACCAGGGCGTGGGTGAACGAGAAGGGCAGGACCTCTTGCAGCGACGGGAGGTCCTTGGAGACCAGCTGCTCCTGCAGGGGGATGGTCTGGGTGGAGACCACCACCCGCTCGCCGGTGGCGTGAGCGTAGAAGAGGGCGGGAACCAGGTAGGCCAACGACTTCCCCGTTCCGGTCCCCGCCTCGATGAGGGCCACCGCAGCCGGCGGGCCGGCGCTGCCCTCGAGCACCAGGGCCACCTGGCGGGCCATGCGGGCCTGCTGGGGTCGCCACTCGTACTGCGGGAGCGCACGGGCGAGCGGACCGTCGGCCCGGAAGAAGTCTTCCGCCTCCCGCACCCATCCCACCGGCCGGCCTCCTCCACCTTCGATGCTGGATCACTTCGACGCCCCCCCTCCCTCCCCTTCCGGGCCCGTCTCCAACCGCCCCAGCCGGTCCAGCCACCGCAGCAGGGGGGAGCCTTCGATCCGCTCCGAGAGCGAGGCCCGCTCGGTGTAGAGGTGAAGGCCGACCAGCGCCGCCAGCAGCAGCACCCACGCCCCCGGGGGCAGGGCGCGCCAGGCCACCCAGCCCGCCAGGGCGCCGAGGGCATTGGCCCCCGCGTCCCCCAGGACCCCCTCTTCCCGCAGGTCCCACCCCAAGATCCCCAGCGCGGCTGCCGCGCCCGGCAGGGTGGGCAACGCCGAACGCGGGTCGGCAACGAAGGCCACGGCCAGGAGCAGGAGCGCGACCTTGAGGGCCCGGCCCGGCCGCACGTCCAGCAGGTTGACGGCGTTCGCCGTCAGGGCCAGGAGAACGGCTCCGGCAAGCAGCGCGAACGCCCCCGGCGCAGCGCCCGTCCAGGAACCGGATGCCGCGGCCAGCAACGCACCGGCACCCAGCAGGAAGACCTTCAGGGCACCCGTGGTGAGCCGCCCCTCCGCGAGGGCCCGGCCGTGCCCCCGCAGGCCCCGGCTGCTCCCGTCGCCCAGGAGGTCGTCGATCCAGCCCACCAGGGCCGCCCACAGGATCCAGGCGGCCAGGGCCACCCCGGTGCCCGTGGCCGCCGCGGCCCGGCCCGGAAGGGCTCCCGCCCCAGGAGAGCTCCAGGGCAGCGCCACGAGCGCCCCCACCGCCCAGAGGGCCGCCGCGGCCGCGAGCGCCCAGGCGACGCCCAGCCCCAAGGGCACCCAGCGGCCGCGGTAGTTGGTGACCCCCAGGTGGCGCTCCCGGCTCCAGCCGAGGATCGCCCGGCCCAGGAGCCGGCTCCCGGCCCAGGCCGCGGCCGCCGCGAGGAGCCAAGGCCATGCCATCGCCCTACCCCCTCCCTAGCCGCGCCGCCAGAACCCGAAGGATGGCCGCCAGCTGCCGGCCCCGGTGGAGGAAGCCCGCCAGGTCCCGCCCTGTGGCCCGGTGCCGGAGGGGGATGGCGACCTCCACCACCCGGAAGCCCGCGCGCAGGGCGTCCACCGTCAGGCCCACCTCCACCCCGAACCCGGAGGCCAGGGGGGCCACCCGCTCCAGCACGGCCCGCCGCACCGCCCTCTGGCCCGACAGGGGCGCCCCGGCGACGAACCCCGTCAGGCGGCGGATCCCCCAGCGCGCCACCCCGCTGGCCAGGCCGAAGCCCCCACCCCCGCCGCTGAACGCGGCCACGGCCACGTCGGCCTGGCCGCCTGCCACCGCCTCCACCAGCGGCCAGAGCCGGGCTGCGGTCTCCTCCAGGTCCGCGTCCAGGAAGAGGACGATGCCGGACTCCGTGGCGCGCCACCCCGCCTCCATGGCTTGGCCCTTTCCGTGGCTCCCCGCCCACCGCACCACCCGCGCGCCGGCCTGCGCAGCCACGTCAGCCGTCCCATCGGTGGAGCCGTCGTCGACCACCACCACCTCCTCCAGGGGCAGGGAGGCCAGGGCGGCCAGGGTGGACCCCAAGCAAGGCTCCTCGTTCCGGGCCGGCACCACCCCCGCGACCCGCGCCGGACCGCTGTCTCGATCTCCCGCGGTCACGGCAGCCGGGGGCCTTCCGAGGCCCACCCGTAGCGACCGGGGCGCCGGGCCGCCAGCCCCAGGACCACCGCCACCGCGGCCACGGGGTGGTCCAGTGGGCCCACGGCGGCCCACCCGTCAGGCAAGGGGAGCTCCCGGTCCGGGAAGCGGTCGGGCAGGGCCAGCAGCGGGAAGGCTGCGGCCGGCGCCGTCGCGGGCAGGAGGGCCGTGGGGGTCAGGCCCTCCCCCTGGAACCCGGTTCCGGCCACCACCACCAGCGCGTCGACCTCGGCCGCCCCCCGGGAGCCCCGGCCGGCCGCCTGCGGGCTTTGGTCTTCGCCCGGGGCCGGGCGTGCGGCAGGGTCCGGCGCCGCGGCCGGGCGGCCCCAGGGGAGGCTCACCACCCGGGCGCCTGAAAGGCGCAGGACCTCCAGCAGCCCGGCCGGCGCCCGGTGATCCGGGGCGGTCACCACCCCCACCGTGCGGCCTTCCAGCCGTCCCTTCACCAGAAGAGGAAGGACCTCGGCGCCGAAGGCCCGCCACCCCGCCGCCTCCTGCGTCAGCCGCGCCTCGCGCTCCAGCAACGCATGCTGGGCCTCGCGGCTCGCGTTCAGCTCGTCTTCGATCCGGTCCAACGCCGCCTGCTGGCGCTGGATCCACGCGTCGTCCCCGCCCAACCCCAGCCCGATCACCATGCCCAGCGCCAGCGCCAAAAAGACGGCTCCGAGCGAGGCCAGGTGGCTTCGCCACTCCACCACACAGCCGCCTCCTCAGGCCCTCACCATCCCGCCCAGATCCTGAGCTGCAGCCAGACCAGCCGTACCGCCTCCCGCACGGGCGGGGCCAGGAGCACCACCACCAGCAGGGGGAGCAGGGCTGCGGCCATCAGCCCCACCCAGTAGGATGCGCGGGGGCGGGCCTGGTAAAGCCGGCTTACCCCCCGGGCGTCCACCAGCCGGGGGCCCAGCTTGGTACGGACCAGCAAGGTGCTCGCCATGCCGCTCCGGCCCTTCTCCAGGAAGTCGATGAGGTTCGAGTGCGAGCCGACGGCCACGATCAGCTCGGCACCCTCCTGGTGGGCGAGCATCATGGCCAGGTCTTCGCTGGTGCCCACCATGGGCACCACGTGGGCCGCCCGGCCCGCCGCCAGGACCCGGTCGAGCCCCGGTGCCCGCCCGTCCGCGTAGGCGTGCACCACCAGCTCCGCGCCGCAGGTGAGGGCCCGGTCCGAGACCGAGTCGAAGTCGCCCACGATCAGGTCCGGGGTGATGCCTTCCTCCAAGAGCGCGTCGGCCCCGCCGTCCACGGCCAGGGTCACGGGGCGCACCTCCGCCAGGTAGGGGCGAATGGCTCGCAGGTCGTCCCGGAACCCGCGCCCCCGGACCACCACCAGCGCGTGGCGGCCGTGCAGTCGGGTCCGCAGGGGCGGGTGGGCCAGCGGCCTGAGAACGGCATCCTGCTCCCGCAGGGCATATTGTAAGGTATTTTCGATGAATTTACGCAACTCTTCGTCCAGGTGGGCCTGCCCCTGGTTCCACCGGGCCTCCAGCGACGCCTGGGAGACCGGCACCGCCGCGCCCCGCCATCCCGTCGCGCTGCGAAGGGTGCCTCCCTCCACCCGGAGCACGTCCCCTTCGCGCACGGCGTCCAGCACGTCGGGCCCCGCCTCTTCCAGGAGGGGAAGACCCGCCTCCCAGAGCAACCACGGGCCCTGCGCCGGAAACCGGCCCGTAAGGAAGGAGCTCGCGTTCACCACGGCCGCGGGCCGGCACCGCACCAGGGCCTCCGCGGCCAGCCCGTCCATGTCCGGGTGGTCGACCACCGCGATCTCCCCAGGATGGAGGCGCTCCACCAGGTGCTTGGTCACCCGGTCCACCCGGGCGATCCCTTCCGCGACGGGGACGTCGGCCACCGTTCCGCCGGGCCGGGTGACCATCAGGCACCCAGCCCCCGGCCGTTACGTGCCGCCAGGGAGACCTCGTCGGCCATGCGGGCGATGAAGGAAGAGTTGGTCGGCTTGCCGGTGCGCATGTCCACCGCATAGGTGAAGATCTCGTTCAGCCGCGGCAGGTTGCCCCGGGTCCAGGTGGCCTCGATGGCGTGCCGGATGGCCCGTTCCACCTTGTCGGCGGTGGTGCCGAAGCGGCGGGCCACGTTGGGATAGAGGCCCTTGGTGACCCGCGAGAGGAGCTCGGGCTGCTCGCTCACCTGCATGATCGCCTCCCGCAGGTAGAGGTATCCCTTGTAGTGGGCGGGCACCCCCAGGTCGCTCATCATGCGGGCGACGTGCTCCTCCAGGCGCGGGTCCCGCACCCGGCGGGGCACGGGATCGGGGCGACGTACCGCCTCCCGGATCCGCTGCAGCAGAATGCCCATCTCCATGGGCTTCATGCAGTAGTAGTGGGCGCCCAGACCCATGGCGCGCTCGATCAGATCCTCCTGACCGAACGCGCTCACCACCACGACCTTGATCTTCCCCGTGGCCCCGTCCCCGTCGCGCCGGAGCTGCTCCAGCACCCCGAAGCCATCCAGGTGGGGCATCACCAGGTCGAGGACGAGCACGTCGGGCTGCCAGACGGGCAGGAAGGCCAGCGCGCTGCGCCCGTCCTCGACCGCCCCGGCCCACTCCATGTCGGGCTCGCCCTCGATGCCGCGCTGCAAGAGGCGGCTGAAGTGGGCGTTGTCATCGGCCACCATCACCCGGATCGCCACCCCCCGGCCTCCCTTCCCGCGTGCGCGCGATGGTTGCAGGGCCGTCCCTGGCCCAGTCTACCGAATTCTCCTTCACGACGCCTTCCTCCTTTCACCGGGCGCACCCTGTCGAGCCTCGGGCGTGGGCAGCGCGCCGTCGAGCCCTGTTTCGTAGACCATCCACTCGGCCAGGATCCCGAACCCCCGTCGGGGGTCGTTGACGAAGACGTGGGTGAGCGCCCCCACCAGGCGGCCCCCCTGCAGGATGGGGCTCCCCGACATCCCCTGGACGATGCCGTCGGTCCGGGCCAGGAGGCGGGGATCGGTGATCTCCAGCACCAGGCCCCGATCGCTGGGCGCCCGCTGGCCGCGCACTTCCAGGATCTCCACCTCGAAGGTCTCCACCCGCTGATCGTCCAGGACCGTGAGCATCTGGGCGGGGCCGGGGCGCACCTCCTGGGCCAGCGCGACGGGAACGGGCCGGTTCACGGCCCCCGGCGGCGGCTCGCGCAGCAGCCGGCCGTAGATCCCGAAAGGTGTGTTCTTCTCGATGACCCCCAGGGACCCGCCGCTGTCCAGCACGCCCACCTTCTCGCCCGGCTCGCCGCTGAGGCTGGGACGCAGACCCTCCACCCGGGCTGCGACGATCTGCCCGTCGTGGAGGGTCACGGGCCGTTCCTGGGTGTCCGTCACCTGGTGCCCCAGGGCGGCGAAGAGGTCCCGCTCGGGGTCGAAGAAGGTGAGGGTCCCCACCCCGGCCGTTGCCTCCTGGAGGACGATGCCCAGGAGATAAAGCTCCTGATCGCCCTCCTGCACGCGGACCGGGCGGACGCGCAGGGTGAGCCGGTCGCTGCCCCGCTCCACCTGCAGGCTCACCTCGCGGCCCGCACGACCGGCCAGGCGGGCGAGGCGCTCCACCTCCGTCGCCCGCTGCACGGGCTGCCCATCCACGGCCAGGAGGCGGTCACCTTCCTGGACGCCCGCCTCGGCGGCGGGGCTCTGCTCGTTCCCCGTCGCGGCCCGGACGCGGATGGTCCGCTCGACCACCAGCCCTCGAGGCGCCGTCACCACCCCGATGGACTGCCCGCCGGGCACCATCTGCACCCGGGGAACCACCGACACCTGCATGGTCCCCAGCGGGACCCACCCCAGGAAGCGGAGCTCGAGACGGCCCTGGCCCAGCGCCTCGCCCTGGAGGCGGAGGCCGCGGACGCTGGGGGATAGCCAGCCCCGGCCCTCCGCGTCGACCCAGCGGTAGAGGAGACCGGCCTGGAGCGGGTACGGCTCCCCGGGAAGGAGCCGCAGGTGGGAAGGCGAGGTTGCGAGGCGGAAGAGTCCTGGAAGGGCCAGGGCGAGCAAGATGAGGGCCAGCAAGGACAGGCTCCGGCCGAGTCGGCGCAAAGGCACCGAGATCCCCCCAGCGGGCGGCCTCCCAGCCTGAGCAGGTGCGGGAACACCTGCTAGACTGCCCGCCGGGCGGGGTTACGGTGTTGGTGACTCGCTGGCGCTCCTGGTCTGCCGGGCCTCCTCCAGAAGCTGGCGGGCGTGTGCCCGGGCGGCCTCGCCGGCCTGCCCGCCCAGCATGCGGGTGAGTTCTTCCACCCGCGCCTCTCCTTCCAAACGGTCCACCCGGACCCGGGTCCGCTCGCCCTCCACGCTCTTGCTCACCCGGTAGTGGGCGTCGGCCAGGGAGGCGATCTGGGGCAGGTGGGTCACGCAGAGGACCTGTTTCGCCCGGGCCAGGCGTTCCAGCCGGTGCCCCACCGCCTGGGCCGTTCGTCCGCCGATGCCGGCGTCGGCCTCGTCGAAGATGAGGGTGGGCGTGGCGTCGGCCTCGGCCAGCGCGCTCTTGAGCCCCAGCAGGATCCGGGAGAGCTCGCCCCCCGAGGCGATCCGGGAGAGCGGCCGCAGCCCCTCGCCGGGGTTGGGTTCGATGAGGAAGAGCACCCGCTCGAAACCGTGGGGGAAGGGGTGCAGCCGGCGGCCGGCCGCCTCCACGCCGTCGGCCGCCTCCTCCAGGCTCAGGTCCACCTGGAAGCGGCAGCGGTCCATCGCGAGCTGGCTCAGCTCGCCGGTGATCCGCTCCTCGAGACGCCGGGCCGCCTGGCGCCGAAGCTCGCCCAAGGCCTCGCCCGCCCCGGCCACCTGGCGCCGAAGGGCCGCGATCTCCTCCTCGAGCGCCGCGCTCGAGCCTTCCTCCCGTTCGAGTTCCTCCAGGCGGCGCCGGGCACGCGCCCCGTACGCCAGGATCTCGGCCGACCCGTCGCCGTACTTCCGGCTCAGGGTACGGACCAGGTGGAGGCGGCTCTCCAGCTCGTCCAGGCGCTGGGGATCCGCCCGCAGGCTCTCCAGGTAGGCGCGCAGCCCGTGGGCCGCCTCCGTGGCCTGCGCCGCCGCCGACTCCACCATGCCCAGCGACTCCTTCAGGGAGGGGTCGGTCTGCGCGGCCTGGCCCAGCTCCCGGGCCGCAGTGGCGAGCTGGTCGGAGGCGGCCGCCTGCTCGCCTCCCTCGTACAGGAGGCTGTAGGCCAGCTGTGCGGCCGTGCGGAGCTGCTCGGCGTGCGCCAGGCGCCGCCGCTCCTCCTCCAGCGCTTCCTCTTCCCCCGCTTCCAGGCTGGCGCCCTCGATCTCCTGGATCTGGAAGGCGAGCATCTCCGCCTCCCGGGCCCGCTCCCGCTCCGACGCGCGCAACGCCTCCAGCCGCCTCACCGCTTCGCTCCAGCGCGCGTACAGGTCCTCGTAGGCTCGCCGGGCGGCCAGGAGCTCCCCGCCGCCGAACTGGTCCAGCAGATCCAGCTGCCGGGCCGGGCTGGCCAGGAAGTGGTGGCTGTTCTGGGTCTGCAGCTCCACCAGCAGGGGCGCCACCCGCTGGAGGGTGGCCAGGGGCGCCAGGTGCCCGTTGAGCCGGCAGCGGTTGGCGGTGCGCCGGCTCAGGTCCCGCCGGACCACCAGGACCTCGTCGTCCTCCAGGAGGCCCTCCTCCGCCAGGAGCGCCCGCGCCTCGGGCCGGCCCGAGAGGTCGAAGGCGGCCTCCAGGAGCGCCTGCTCCGAACCCTCGCGGATCAGGTCGGCCTGGGCCCGCTCACCCAGCAGGGTCGTGATGCTGTCGATGAGGATCGACTTGCCGGCGCCCGTCTCACCCGTGAGCGCGCTGAGACCCCGTCCGAACGCGAGGTCGAGCCGCTCGATGAGCGCCACGTTCCGAAGGTGGAGTTCCAGGAGCACGCGACGGCGCCTCCTTTTCCCGAGGAAGCCTGGGCGCGGTCGGGGTGCGGGGGTGGAGGGGCTACTCGGACCGGAGCGCCTGGAGCTTCTGGAGCACCAGCAACGCCGGCGAGGCCGCGGGGGCCTGACCGTCCCCGGCTGGTTCCCCGGATCGCCGGCCCGCGGGCCGCTCGACCGCCACCAGGAGGATCGTGTCGTCGCCGGCGATGGAGCCCAGGACCTCGGGCCACGCCAGCGCGTCCACCGTGGCCGCCACCCCGTGCGCGGCCCCCGTGGTGGTCTTGATCAGGACCAGGTTGCCGCTGACGTCCATGGAGACCACGAAGTCCCGGAAGGCGCGGCGGGCGCGGTCCAGCCGATCGCCGGCGGGTTCCTGGCGCGACGGCACGTACCGGTACCCGCCTCCTGGAACGGGCTCCTTCACCAGGCCCAGCTCCTTGATGTCCCGGGAGACGGTGGCCTGGGTCGCCTCGATGCCGGCCTGGCGCAGCAGGTCGGCCAGCTCGTCCTGGGTACGGACCTCCCGCTCCCGGATGAGCTGGAGGATGGTTGCCTGGCGCCTGCTCTTCACTCCACCCCACCTCCGCCGGGTCCGAATCACAGTTCGGGGGAGAGGGGTCCAGATCCTTCATCCGGTGGCCGGGTCACCGTCGCGAGGAGGTCCGGGTCCGGGGGTGGGCAGGCGGCGGGGTCGTCCGCCGCCTGAAGCCAGAGGAGGAACTCCCGGTTCCCGGCGGGGCCGAGGAGAGGTGAAGGGACCAGCCCGCGTGCGGCGAAGCCTTCGCCCCGGGCCGCCTCCCACACCTTCTTGAGCACGTCGACGTGCACCTCGGGCGAGCGCACCACGCCACCCTTCCCCACCCGGGTGCGCCCTGCCTCGAACTGGGGCTTCACCAGCACCACCAGGTCGGCGGCGGGCGCGAGGAGGGATCGGAGGCGCCCGAGGAAGAGGGTCACCGAGATGAAGGAGACGTCCACCGTCGCGAGCTCGGCCGCCTCGGGCACCATCGAAGGCTCCAGACGCCGGATGTTGGTCCGCTCGAGCACCACCACCCGGGGGTCCTTCCGCAGCTTCCAGGCCAGCTGCCCGTAGCCCACGTCCACCGCGTACACCCGCCGCGCCCCCCGCTGCAGGAGGCAGTCGGTGAAGCCGCCGGTGGAGGCGCCCACGTCCAGGCAGATCCGCCCTTCCACGGCGAGCCCGAAGCGGTCCAGCGCGTGCTCGAGCTTCTCGCCGCCCCGGCTTACGAAGCGGGGGGGCCGGCCCGCCCAAACCACCTGGGCCCCCCGCGGCACCCGCGCGCCCGGCACGCTCACGGTGCGCCCGTCCACCTGGACCTCACCCGCCATGATCGCCCGCCGCGCCTGCTCCCGGGAGGGAAAGAGGCCTTCCTCCACCAGCCGGCGGTCCAGCCGCCCAGGTCCCTCGCTCATGACGGAGCGTTCTCGGCCCCCTTCCGCCAGGCAGCGGGCGAGACCACCTTCACCAGCCGCCGGGCGGCGTCCGCGATGCCCTCGGCCGACAGCCCCTGCTGGGCCCTGAGGCTCTCCTGGCCGCCGTGCTCCACGAACCGGTCCTCCACCCCCAGGCGCACCACCCGGGCGGCCACCTGCCGGTCCGAAAGAAGCTCCAGCACGGCGCTGCCGAAGCCGCCCATCCGGACCCCCTCTTCCACGGTCACCAGCCGCCCGGTGCGACGGGCCAGGTCCAAGATCCGCCCTTCGTCCAGGGGCTTGACGAACCGGGCGTTGAGGACCGCCGCCTGGATGCCCTCGGCCT comes from the Limnochorda pilosa genome and includes:
- a CDS encoding TlyA family RNA methyltransferase, whose translation is MSEGPGRLDRRLVEEGLFPSREQARRAIMAGEVQVDGRTVSVPGARVPRGAQVVWAGRPPRFVSRGGEKLEHALDRFGLAVEGRICLDVGASTGGFTDCLLQRGARRVYAVDVGYGQLAWKLRKDPRVVVLERTNIRRLEPSMVPEAAELATVDVSFISVTLFLGRLRSLLAPAADLVVLVKPQFEAGRTRVGKGGVVRSPEVHVDVLKKVWEAARGEGFAARGLVPSPLLGPAGNREFLLWLQAADDPAACPPPDPDLLATVTRPPDEGSGPLSPEL